From Catharus ustulatus isolate bCatUst1 chromosome 6, bCatUst1.pri.v2, whole genome shotgun sequence, a single genomic window includes:
- the INF2 gene encoding inverted formin-2 isoform X4, with product MMSIKKEGAHKKWAALKEKLGPQETDQSEANLENAEPELCIRLLQMPSVVNYSGLKKRLENSDDAWMVQFLELSGLDLLLEALDRLSGRGVARISDALLQLTCISCVRAVMNSHKGIEYIVSNEGYVRKLFQALDTTNVMVKKQIFELLAALCIYSSDGHSLALDALDHYKSVKNQQYRFSIIMNELSNTDNVPYMVTLLSAINAIILGKEELRTRTQIRNEFIGLQLLDVLDKLR from the exons ATGATGTCAATCAAAAAGGAAGGTGCCCACAAGAAGTGGGCTGCCCTGAAGGAGAAACTCGGACCCCAGGAGACTGACCAGTCAGAGGCCAACCTGGAAAAtgcagagccagagctgtgcaTCCGTCTCCTGCAGATGCCCTCGGTGGTGAACTACTCCGGGCTGAAGAAAAGGCTGGAGAACAGTGACGATGCCTGGATGGTTCAGTTCCTGGAGCTGTCTGGGCTGGACCTGCTCCTGGAGGCCCTGGACAGGCTGTCTGGGCGAGGAGTGGCCAGGATATCCGATGCCTTGCTTCAGCTCACCTGCATCAGCTGTGTGCGAGCGGTCATGAACTCCCACAAAGGCATAGAATACATTGTGAGCAACGAGGGCTACGTCAGAAAACTCTTCCAAG CACTTGACACAACTAATGTCATGGtcaaaaagcaaatatttgagCTCCTGGCTGCACTGTGCATTTACTCATCAGATGGCCATTCTTTGGCTCTGGATGCCTTGGACCATTACAAG AGTGTGAAGAACCAGCAGTATCGATTCAGCATCATCATGAACGAGCTCTCCAACACAGACAACGTGCCGTAcatggtgacactgctgagtgCTATCAATGCCATCATCCTGGGGAAAGAAGAGCTGAGAACAAGGACACAAATCAGAAATGAGTTCATAG GGCTTCAGCTGTTGGATGTTTTAGACAAGCTAAGGTAA